GGGAGGACGTACGCCACCTCCGCGCGGCCGAGGGCGACCACGGGGCGCACCGGCTCGCCCATCTGCGGCGCACGGTCGATGCAGACGCGGAAGAGGCGGTACCCGGCGTGCGAGAGCGCCTCGGGCGCCAGCTCGTCGAGGCGCACCTCGCGCGGCTCGGCCCACACCTTGTTCACCAGCACCCACCCCCTGGCCGCCGCGGGCGCGTCCGAGGCCCGCCGCTCCAGCACCAGCGTGTCCTGGTGGATGCCGCCCGGCGCGCGGAGCACCCCCTCGCCGTGCAGCACGGGGTGGTCGCGCTTCAGGTGGTTGACGCGGGCGACGAAGTTGCGCAGGTCCATCCAGCGCCGCTCCCAGTGCGTGGGCATGGTGCGCACCACGTCCATGCGCGTGCGGAAGCCGAACTCGTAGCCCACCGGCATCATCACCCCGGCCGAGAACGCCGCCGCGAAGGCGTAGCGCTGGCGCTGCACCGCCTCGTCGCCGCCCGTCTCCGCCGCCAGCCGCTCGGTGTCGTGCGACTCGGGGAAGGAGACCGAGGGCGCCGCGTGCCGGAAGGCCTCGTGCTGCTCCAGCGCCCACGGCTCGCTGAAGTTCCACCACTTCGACGAGTTGAAGAAGAAGTCGAACCCCGCCCCCGCCAGCGCCGCCACGTCCTCCACCGGCGCGCCCAGCGTCTCCGCGAAGAAGACGGTGTCGGGGGCCGCGCGCTTCGCCTCGTCGATCAGGAAGCGCCAGAGCGCGGCCGGCACCTTGTACGCCGCGTCGCAGCGGAAGCCCTGGAAGCCCAGCTCCAGCGCTTCCCGGACGAGCGAAGCCCAGTAGCGCCACTGCTCCTCGCGCCCGTGCGCGGGCTGGTTGTCGACGTCGGCCAGGTCGCCCCAGACGGTCACCTTCGACGGGTCGTCGGGGTCCACCACGGAGGGACTGCGCACCTGCCCGTCGCCCTCCCAGCGGAACCACTCGGGGTGCTCGCGGATCAGCGGCGCGTCCTTCGAGGTGTGGTTCACCACCAGGTCCATCATGGGCCGGAGTCCCAGGGCGCGAATCTCGGAGAGCGCCCGGCGGAGCGGCTCCAGGCTCGCGGGGTCGGCGCCGGGAGGGACGAAGAGCGGGTTGAGGCGCCGCGGGTCCTTGATGGCGTACAGGCTCCCCGAGAAGCCGGGGAACTGCCAGGGGTTCAGGTACAGCCAGTCGAACCCCATCTCGCGCGCCCGCGCCGCGTGCTCGGCCCAGCGCGTGGTGGGCCCCACCAGGCGCGGGAACAGGTTGTAGACGACCGGAGTCAACTTCCCCATCCGCTGCAGGTCAAAAGATCCCCGAACGACGACCGGGGATCATCTCGTTCGGAACCTTGCCCCCGATTGCCGCGATTCCCCCGATTGAAATCGGGGCTACAACAGCACGAAGTCCGCCTTCGCGGACTGCACCCCCACCTTCGATGCCTGACGCAACCACCCGTGCGGTGCGGGCAGCGGGCGAGGCGTGCCTCGCCCCTACGCTCACGCACTTCGCACTTCGCACTTCGCACTCACGCCGTCCCGCACTTCCTCACCCCCCGCAGCGGGATCGACAGCCACTCGGGGCGGTTGTTCATCTCGTAGTTGAGCTCGTAGAGCGCCTTGTCGAGCTCGTAGGCGCGCAGCGCCCGCGCCAGCACCTGCGGATCGCGCGGGAAGAAGGGCTCGCCCGCCGCGGCCGCCGCATAGCCGGCCAGGAACGCCTCGCGCGCGGCCGCCTCCCACGCCATCCCCCACGGCTCCAGCACCGCGTGCTCGCCGCGCTTGCTCTCCTCGCCGCGGTCGCGCAGCGCCGCGTGCCAGGCGTAGTTGAACGAGCGCAGCATCCCCGCCACGTCGCGCAGCGGCGACACCTTGGCGCGGCGCTCCTCCAGCGGGCGCTGCGGCTCGCCCTCGAAGTCGATCACCACCCACTCGCCCGCCAGCTCGCTCCCCTCCGAGGCCAGCAGCACCTGCCCCAGGTGGTAGTCGCCGTGGGCGCGCGACTTCACCACCGCCGCGTCGCGTAAGCACCGCACCTCTTCCAGGCACGAGCGGAAGTGCGCCTCGTCGCGCACCACCGCCGCGATCTCGTTGCGCAGCGTCGCGGGGAAGGAGCCGGGGATCGTCTCCAGGCGCTTGTCCAGCTCGCCCAGCACGATGGAGGCCTGGCGCTGCATCCCCTCCAGCCAGCGCGCCACGTCGTCCTCGGTCACCACCTCGGGCTCGAAGTCCTCGTCCTCGCCCGCGTCGGAGGCGAGCGCCGCGTGCAGCCGCCCCGTCACCTCGCCCAGCCGGAAGAGCTCCTCCAGGAAGCCGCCGGCCAGCTCGCGCACCCGCGCCGTCCGCGTCTCCTCGTCGACCTCCTCCGCCCCGGCCACCGCGGCGAAGAACTCGCGCAGATGCGCCTGGGCCAGCTGCCACCCGTCGCCGCGGTTGGGGACGAAGCGCGAGAGAGCCGCCACCGAGGCCACCGTGCCCTCGTCGGCCACGTACTCCAGCCACCCCGCCAGCGCCGGGAAGTTGCGGAAGTCGGTGCGCGTGGTGAGGAAGCGCGTGACCTCGAGGTCCGGGTTGGTCCCCGGCTCCACCTTGCGGAACACCTTGAGGATCAGCGAGTCGCCGTACAGGATCGAGGTGTTGCTCTGCTCGGCCGAGCCCACCCGCACCGGCGTGCGCGAGCCGGGGACCTGCTGCAGGACGCCGGTGTTGCGGGCGCGCACCACGCCGGCGCGCGTGGGCACCTCGCCCTGGCGCTCGATGGCCTCCAGCAGCCGCGCGCCGAAGTGCTCGTAGCGGAACGCCTCGTGGACCCTCAGCTCCCCCTCGGGCGAGGCCACCAGGCACACCGGGTCCGAGGGGTCGCGGTCGGTCTCGCGCGAGCGCACCAGGAGCGGGAGGAGGTACGTCTCCGGGTCGCCCGCGTCGTAGGCGACGCGCACCAGCGTCAGCAGGTCGCGGTCGTACCCCGCCTCGGAGACCACCGCCACGTCGGCCAGCTCCACCGAGACCATCGCCCGCGCCTTGCCGCGGAACCAGCGCTGCGCGCGGATCCACTCGTGCGGGATGGTGCCCACCACGTGCTCCACGCTCCCGCTCTCCACCAGCGCCAGCGGCGCGTCCGACGGCGCGTCGCCCCACTCCCTCGCGACGGTGACGGTGGACGGCCCCTGCCCCGCCCTGCGCAGGCCGAACCAGAAGAAGCCGTACGGCGCCAGCGTGAGCGCGTACGGCGTCTCGTCCACGGGGAGGAATTCGGTGCCGCCCAGCAGCTCCACCGGGTGCGAGCCGGAGAAGCGGGAGAGGTCGAGCCGCACCGCCTGCGCGGCGCCGGACAGGTTGTGCACGCAGAGGATGACGTCGCCCTCGTGCTCGCGCAGGTACGCCAGCACGTGCTGGTTCTCGGGCTCCAGGAAGGTGATGCTGCCCCGGCCGAAGGCGTGGTGCTGCTTGCGCACCTGGATGAGGCGCTTCATCCAGTTGAGCAGGCTGAACGGCGTGTTCTGCTGCGCCTCGACGTTGATGGCCTGGTAGCCGTAGACGGAGTCGACGATGAGCGGCAGGTAGAGGCGGGCCGTCTCGGCGCGGCTGAAGCCGGCGTTGCGGTCGGGCGACCACTGCATGGGGGTGCGCACGCCGTCGCGGTCGCCCAGCCAGATGTTGTCGCCCATCCCCAGCTCGTCGCCGTAGTACACGATCGGCGAGCCGGGCATGGTGAAGAGGATGGAGTTGAGCAGCTCGATCTTGCGCCGGTCGTTCTCCATGAGCGGCGCGAGCCTGCGGCGGATCCCCAGGTTCAGGCGCATCCGCGGGTCCTTGGCGTACTCCGAGTACATGTAGTCGCGCTCCTCGTCGGTCACCATCTCCAGGGTGAGCTCGTCGTGGTTGCGCAGGAACATGCACCACTGGCACTCGGGCGGGATCTCGGGGGTGCGCTGGATGATCTCCGTGATCGGCTTGCGGATCCCCTGGCGCACGGCCATGAAGATCCGGGGCATCACGGGGAAGTGGAACGCCATGTGGAACTCGTCGCCGTCGCCGAAGTAGGGGCGCACGTCGTCGGGCCACTGGTTGGCCTCTGCCAGCAGGATGCGCCCCGGGTACTTCGTCTCCAGGCGCTTCCTGAGCCGCTTGAGGATCACGTGCGTCTCGGGGAGGTTCTCGCAGTTGGTCCCCTCGCGCTCGATGAGGTACGGCACCGCGTCGGCGCGGAAGCCGTCGAGGCCGCGCTCCAGCCAGAACTCCATCACCCGGCTCATCTCCTCCTCGACCACCGGGTTGTCCCAGTTGAGGTCCGGCTGGTGGCTGAAGAAGCGGTGCCAGAAGTACTGCCCGGCCACGGGGTCGTAGGTCCAGTTGCTGGGCTCGGTGTCGATGAAGATGATGCGCGCCTCTTTGTACAGCTCCGGGTCGTCGGTCCAGACGTAGAAGTCGCGCTCGGGCGAGCCTTTGGGCGCGCGGCGGGCGCGCTGGAACCAGGGGTGCTGGTCGGAGGTGTGGTTCAGCACCAGGTCGGCGATCACCTTCAGCCCCCGCCGGTGCGCCTCGGCGATGAAGCGGTCGAAGTCCTCGAGCGTGCCGTAGTTGGGGTGGACGCTGTAGTAGTCGGCGATGTCGTAGCCGTCGTCGCGCAGGGGGCTGGGGTAGCAGGGGAGGAGCCAGATGCAGTCCACCCCCAGCTCCTGCACGTAGTCGAGCCGCTGCATCAGCCCGCCGAAGTCGCCGATGCCGTCGGCGTTGGAGTCCTGGAAGGCCTTGGGGTGCAGCTCGTAGAAGACGGCGTCCTTGTACCAGAGGGGGTCGTCGTGGGTGCTCAAGCGCGGGGCTCCTCTCGGGTCCGTTCCGGGTCCGAAACGCGAACCGGCGCAGCGAGCGCCGGCCTTGGCAGCGGGACAGGATAGCGCGCGCGGGGCGCTGCAGGAAGCGTTCCCGGTGGCAGGCAACACGCACACTTGGAGGCTTTGCGCCCCGCCTGTATAGTGTCCGGTGAGAGGTGGGAGCAGCCCCTCCCCCTTACGGGCGGAGCACGGCTTCACCAGCGGATCGAAAGGTGTTCAGACCGTCGGGCGCGGAAAACGGGTTGAATGAGCCATCTATCATCGTCCCTCACGTCGACGCCACCAGAACACCCTTCGGAGCAGCCATGGCCACGACTCTCAGCTGGGACACGAAGGAGGAGCGCAAGGCCTGGTCGGCCGAGCTTCTCAAGGCGATCGCCGCCCACAAGGCCGATCTCGACAGCGGCCGTCCCGACGACTTCATCGCTGGCTACCAGAAGCTCACACCTGAGCAGCAGGTGAAGTTCTGGGCGGAGCTGATCATCGGGATGGCCAAATTCGAGTCCAGTTGGAACCCGCATACCATCTATCACGAGCCCCCGCCGCTCGGGATCGACTCCGTGGGACTGCTCCAGCTCAGCTACGAGGACCAGCCGTCGTATGCACTGGAGCCGCTGGACCGGGAGAAGAAGAGCCTGGAAGATCCGCTGGTCAACCTGCGGTGCGGCGTCAAGATCATGGCCAGACTGCTCGCGAAGGACCACGTGGTCGCCAGCGGTAAAGGAAGCAAGTCTCGCGGAGCGGCGCGGTACTGGTCGGTGCTGCGCGAAGGCCACCACATCGACGAGATCAAGGCGAGGACGAAAAAGCAGCTCGGGCTATAAACGCGATGGTAGGTAGGATGGAGTCCGGGTCGAGGTTGCGCCGAAGCAGGCGGCGTGACACACCCGAGCCAGACCACGATTGCCGAAAGGGGAGCTGAATGCGAGCGCACCATGTCGTCCTGCCGCTCCTCTTGCTGACGGGGTGCTCCGCCGCGGTGCCTCCGGCCGCGCGCGCCCCGGAAACGACCCAAGCTCCACGACCAGCAGCCGCCATGGACCTGGGCATCGACCACGTGATCCTCGGCGTCAGCGACCTGCAGCGCGGAGTCGATGCGCTGGAGCAGCGCACCGGCGTCCGGGCCGCCTACGGGGGAGCCCACCCGGGGCGCGGCACGCACAACGCGCTTCTCTCGCTCGGAGCGGGCCGCTACCTGGAGATCATGGCGCCCGATCCGCAGCAGCAGGTGAGCTCGCCGATGATCCAGGAGCTCCGGGCCCTGGAGTCGCTGACGCCGGTAGGATGGGCTGTCGCGGTCGGAGACGTCGAGCGCGTGCGCGGCGACCTGGAAGGCCGCGGACTGCGCCTCAGCCCCACCCAGCCGGGCTCCCGGGCGCGGCCGGACGGGACGCGCCTGGAGTGGGCCACGTTCGGCGTGCTCGCGCCGGACCATCCCCTGGCGCCCTTCTTCATCCACTGGGCGGCAGGGACGGCTCATCCGTCGGCCACCTCACCCGCGGGGTGCACGCTGGAATCGCTGCGCCTGGAAGACCCGAACCCCGCCGACCTGCAGGCCATCGTCGATCCGCTCGGGCTCGCGGTGCCGGTGACGGAGGGTGCGCAGTCGCGGATCGGGATGGCTCTCTCCTGTCCGCGCGGCAGAATCGAGTTCTAGAGGCCGCCCAGCAGCGGCTTCACCTGACGTTCGAGAAGACGGAGCTTGAAGGACGACGGCCCCGGTGCGGCCTGATCCCTCAGGAAGTCACGCCATCCCATCAAACCCGGACCCATGGACACACGCCGTGCGGCCGACGCGCGGGCAACCGCTGCCCACAAGCTCGCCCGGATGGCCGAGGAGCTCCGCCAGGGAGCATCGTTCCCGATCACGCGCCTGACTACGCTGAAGCGGCTGTGTGCCGAGCCGGCAGATGCGGCACGCTTCGCCCTTCATCTCGCGCAGCTGGCGCAGCGGAGCTTCGAGGAGGCACCGCCGGAGCACCTGGCTCCCGAACGCCGGGAGACGTTCGGCCGGCTGATCGCCGAGGGCGTGGACTGCCTGCGGCGGCACCTGGTCGAGCCGACGCCGGAAACCGAGCGGGAGCTGCGGGCCGTCCGCAGCGCGCTGGAACAGGCGCAGAGCCAGTACAAGAACACGCAGTGGGCCCAGGTGCGCATCATGGAGTCCCGCGACGCGCTCCTGGTGGAGGACGCCACGAACTGCGTCCTCCGGCCTCACGAGTCTGCGTACTGGGGATACCAGTTGGGCCGGATCCACGGCGAACGCTATAATCCTCGCTATGGTTCGGGCTTGATCCCGGAGTCGGCTCCGCGGGTCCAGGAGATTGCCGATTTCTGGCTCAAGGATGGGAAGGCGGCGTGATGCATCCACACAACGGAGCCACCGTGAGGAACCACATTCGCGCAGCCGCGGCGCTCGTCGCGGGTGCCCTGCTGTTCGCCGGCCCCGGCGGCCCGGCGCGTGCGCAGACGCAGGCGCCCAATCCAGGCGCACCCCCACAGGAGACCGCCGTGACGAATCGTGCTACCGGTACGTTCGAGGTGAAGCTGAACCCCCTGGCGCCGTACAACCAGGACGAGGGCGCGGCGCTAGGCAGATTGTCGATCGACAAGCAGTTCCACGGGGACCTGGAGGCGACCAGCAAGGGCGAGATGCTGAGCGCCGGCACGCTGGTCGACGGCTCGGCCGGCTACGTCGCCATCGAGCGGGTGACCGGGACGCTGCACGGCCGCGCCGGCACCTTCGTGCTCCAGCACAGCGGCACCCTGAACCGCGGCGCGCCGCAGCTCACCATCACCGTCGTCCCCGACTCGGGCACCGGCCGGCTGGCGGGGCTCGCGGGGACGATGACGATCGACATCGCGGACGGAAAGCACTCCTACACCTTCGAGTACACGCTCCCCGCCTCCCCCTGAACGCCGGTCCGCCCGGGATCGGCGCGCTACTCCGGCCAGCGAAGCGGAAAGCGCTCCCCCGGCGCCCAGCCGGCCAGCCCGACCCAGCGGCCGGTCTCGTCCCTCGCCCCGAGCGCGGCGTGCGCGGGACAGCGGCAACCGGAGTCCGACGGCCGCGGGCAGCCGCGGATGAGCGCGAGGAGCTCCGCGACGCGCTCCGGGGGGAGCCGCCAGCCGTCGTGGATCCAGCAGTCGGAATCCAGGCTGCCCCGCCGCGACTCCTCGTAGACCGCCGCCGCCAGCAGCCCACAGGAGGAGCAGGCGACCGCCTGCACCGTGATCTCGTCGCTCATGCGGTCGGCGCCGAGCTCGAGCGATGCGACGATCTTCAGCTCGGCGGCGCCGCACGCGGGGCACACGAAAGCGCGGCTCGTCATCTCTCCATCACCAGACATCATGCCGCACTCGCAGTGGAACTCATGAAAATGAACCTCGGGTGATATTCATTAGAGCCATACGACATCAGACCGACAAGCCCACATGCGTCTCTCTCTCCGATCCAGTCCGGATCCGAACCGGCGCTGGAGCCGACTGCAACCATTGCAGTGTTGCCGTAACACTCAACCCGTCTGAGGCGAGGACTGCAGATGCGAGGAGTTCTGCGTGGGGTGGTGAATCCATCGGGAGAGAAGCTTTGGCGAGTAGACCTTCTCGATTCGCAGATGATCTGGTACGAGCTTGTGCTGCGGAACCTACATCCCGAGGTGGACTCCCGTACGGCGATGAAGGGTGTGATCAGGCAGCTCAAGAGAAAACACGAGGACTACTTCAATAGACGCTTCGTCTATTTTATCTGCTCTCGAGAGAAAGTGCGCTTTTCCGTCCAGCGGCAGGCCCGCTTCTCATTTCTCAGACGAAAACTCGTAATTCATCTGGAGATCGGCTCCGAACGACGGCTGAAGAGGTGTGTCGTCCCCGCTGCGCTCCTCCGCCGCATCAGCGGGATTGGACGCAGTGTGCTTCCCCAGGTAGAGAACTCCGATATCGCAATCACGTGCACGTATCCAGGTGGACAAAAGGTCACTACGTCTATTCATGATTTCTTACTCGACGCCGGGATTAATCTCGGAATCAACACGTGCATCCACTATGTAGGAATGACGAAGAATCCCGACACGCGCCCTTTGTTGCGGAAACACGACGGACGAACCAGAACACTGGCACTCACGCGCGATGCGAGTCGAGACATTTTCTTCTTTTACAACACATTCGCAGTTCGCTGCCTCGCCAGCGATCCTCACATCGTCTACTGGCTCAGCAACGCGATGACCGACGAGGTCGACATCCAAACCGAGGGTCTCCTTCTCGAGAAGCTGCTGATCGGGTACTTCAAGCCGGATTGCCAGGGCAATCTCCAAAGCGAATGTACGCAGTTGCAGAACCTGTTCTGGAAGCTCGCAGATTCACGGAAGATCACGCGGATGAGCGTGGATCTGGAGGTCCTGGATACGAGCGAATACTATACATTCTACAGCTCTCAGGCGCCTCCCTCGTCTGCCCACGTGTTTTCAGTATGCCCCATGGATTCGGTTAGCTCGCCCAAGTAGGATTGTGGGTTCCATCGGAGGCCGTGCTCCCGATCGCGCCGGCGTGCCCCCCCGGATGCTCCGTGTTGAAACGGAGAAGCTCGACCTCGATGAGGTCCGGAGTCCTGCCCTCACGCCCGAGAGGACCGATGCTGAAGCTGATGTTCTTCCTGTACCGCCGTCCGGATCTCAGCGCCGACGACTTCCAGCGGTACAGCCGCGAGGTGCACATGCCGCTGGTGGCGCGCGTGCCGGGGCTCAGGCGCTACGCCGTGAGCCACGTCACGCTCAACCCGGCGGGCGCGGACGGCGCGTGCGACGCGGTGGCCGAGCTCTGGTTCGACGGGCCGGAGGCATTCCAGGCGGCCGTGGCCACGCCGGAGGGGAGCGCCGCGCTCGCCGACCAAGCCAACTACCTGGACATGGAGCGCACGCACATGCTGTTCGTGGAGGAGACGGCCGGGTTGTGACACGCATTCCCTGGCGGCGAGCGGCGCGTCCCGTCGTCTGGATCGTCTGGGCGTGCGGCTTCAAGCGCCGGCGGAAACGAGACGGAGGGCCGGGGGACGCTTTTCCCCCGGCCCTTTCTCGTTCGCCCGGCGCACGCCCGTCAGGCCGGAGCGAGGACGCGCGGGCCGGGCTGGAAGCGGACCGGCAGGCGCGAGGGGCCGTGCACGTGGAACGCCTCGCGCGGCTCCCACGGGGCGCCGCCCGCGAGCTCCAGGCCGGGCAGCCGCTCCAGCAGCTGGGCGAGGGCGACGCGGGCCTCCAGGCGCGCCAGCGGCGAGCCGATGCAGAAGTGGATGCCGTGCCCGAACGCGATGTGCGGGTTGGGGTCGCGCGCGACGTCGAA
The Longimicrobium sp. genome window above contains:
- a CDS encoding DUF3224 domain-containing protein — encoded protein: MTNRATGTFEVKLNPLAPYNQDEGAALGRLSIDKQFHGDLEATSKGEMLSAGTLVDGSAGYVAIERVTGTLHGRAGTFVLQHSGTLNRGAPQLTITVVPDSGTGRLAGLAGTMTIDIADGKHSYTFEYTLPASP
- the treS gene encoding maltose alpha-D-glucosyltransferase, whose amino-acid sequence is MSTHDDPLWYKDAVFYELHPKAFQDSNADGIGDFGGLMQRLDYVQELGVDCIWLLPCYPSPLRDDGYDIADYYSVHPNYGTLEDFDRFIAEAHRRGLKVIADLVLNHTSDQHPWFQRARRAPKGSPERDFYVWTDDPELYKEARIIFIDTEPSNWTYDPVAGQYFWHRFFSHQPDLNWDNPVVEEEMSRVMEFWLERGLDGFRADAVPYLIEREGTNCENLPETHVILKRLRKRLETKYPGRILLAEANQWPDDVRPYFGDGDEFHMAFHFPVMPRIFMAVRQGIRKPITEIIQRTPEIPPECQWCMFLRNHDELTLEMVTDEERDYMYSEYAKDPRMRLNLGIRRRLAPLMENDRRKIELLNSILFTMPGSPIVYYGDELGMGDNIWLGDRDGVRTPMQWSPDRNAGFSRAETARLYLPLIVDSVYGYQAINVEAQQNTPFSLLNWMKRLIQVRKQHHAFGRGSITFLEPENQHVLAYLREHEGDVILCVHNLSGAAQAVRLDLSRFSGSHPVELLGGTEFLPVDETPYALTLAPYGFFWFGLRRAGQGPSTVTVAREWGDAPSDAPLALVESGSVEHVVGTIPHEWIRAQRWFRGKARAMVSVELADVAVVSEAGYDRDLLTLVRVAYDAGDPETYLLPLLVRSRETDRDPSDPVCLVASPEGELRVHEAFRYEHFGARLLEAIERQGEVPTRAGVVRARNTGVLQQVPGSRTPVRVGSAEQSNTSILYGDSLILKVFRKVEPGTNPDLEVTRFLTTRTDFRNFPALAGWLEYVADEGTVASVAALSRFVPNRGDGWQLAQAHLREFFAAVAGAEEVDEETRTARVRELAGGFLEELFRLGEVTGRLHAALASDAGEDEDFEPEVVTEDDVARWLEGMQRQASIVLGELDKRLETIPGSFPATLRNEIAAVVRDEAHFRSCLEEVRCLRDAAVVKSRAHGDYHLGQVLLASEGSELAGEWVVIDFEGEPQRPLEERRAKVSPLRDVAGMLRSFNYAWHAALRDRGEESKRGEHAVLEPWGMAWEAAAREAFLAGYAAAAAGEPFFPRDPQVLARALRAYELDKALYELNYEMNNRPEWLSIPLRGVRKCGTA
- a CDS encoding EthD family reductase gives rise to the protein MLKLMFFLYRRPDLSADDFQRYSREVHMPLVARVPGLRRYAVSHVTLNPAGADGACDAVAELWFDGPEAFQAAVATPEGSAALADQANYLDMERTHMLFVEETAGL
- a CDS encoding transglycosylase SLT domain-containing protein, whose protein sequence is MATTLSWDTKEERKAWSAELLKAIAAHKADLDSGRPDDFIAGYQKLTPEQQVKFWAELIIGMAKFESSWNPHTIYHEPPPLGIDSVGLLQLSYEDQPSYALEPLDREKKSLEDPLVNLRCGVKIMARLLAKDHVVASGKGSKSRGAARYWSVLREGHHIDEIKARTKKQLGL
- a CDS encoding VOC family protein, translating into MDLGIDHVILGVSDLQRGVDALEQRTGVRAAYGGAHPGRGTHNALLSLGAGRYLEIMAPDPQQQVSSPMIQELRALESLTPVGWAVAVGDVERVRGDLEGRGLRLSPTQPGSRARPDGTRLEWATFGVLAPDHPLAPFFIHWAAGTAHPSATSPAGCTLESLRLEDPNPADLQAIVDPLGLAVPVTEGAQSRIGMALSCPRGRIEF